A genomic window from Longimicrobium sp. includes:
- a CDS encoding gamma-glutamyl-gamma-aminobutyrate hydrolase family protein, translated as MTFRPLVAVTTTMWPGGSHGLPRVQLNAQYLTALDAAGATPILLTPAHSDQALRGILSISHGLLLSGGEDVEPSRYGHSPHPALGDVNPARDAMEIAAVHEALGRRMPVLAICRGIQVLNVALGGTLYQDIPSELGGDLLHEQAAPWNVRWHAGRVQPGSSLERVFGTAELHINSFHHQAIRDLAPGLRATVWAEDGVIEGVEGIDHPWMCGVQWHPERGEAHGAAGDSRDPDRRLFWSFAQAAREFADSCGAMETAGAR; from the coding sequence ATGACGTTCCGTCCCCTCGTCGCCGTCACCACCACCATGTGGCCCGGCGGCTCGCACGGGCTGCCGCGGGTGCAGCTGAACGCCCAGTACCTGACCGCGCTCGACGCGGCCGGCGCCACGCCCATCCTGCTCACCCCCGCGCACTCGGACCAGGCACTGCGCGGCATCCTGTCCATCAGCCACGGGCTGCTGCTGAGCGGGGGCGAAGACGTGGAGCCCTCGCGCTATGGCCACTCGCCGCATCCCGCGCTGGGCGACGTCAATCCCGCCCGCGACGCCATGGAGATCGCCGCCGTGCACGAGGCGCTGGGCCGGCGCATGCCGGTGCTGGCCATCTGCCGGGGCATCCAGGTGCTGAACGTGGCGCTGGGGGGCACGCTGTACCAGGACATTCCCTCGGAGCTGGGCGGCGACCTGCTGCACGAGCAGGCGGCGCCGTGGAACGTGCGGTGGCACGCGGGTCGGGTGCAGCCCGGGTCCAGCCTGGAGCGCGTGTTCGGCACGGCCGAGCTTCACATCAACTCGTTCCACCACCAGGCCATCCGCGACCTGGCGCCCGGGCTGCGCGCCACCGTCTGGGCCGAGGACGGGGTGATCGAGGGGGTGGAGGGCATCGACCACCCGTGGATGTGCGGTGTGCAGTGGCACCCGGAACGCGGCGAGGCGCACGGCGCCGCCGGCGATTCGCGCGATCCCGACCGGCGGCTGTTCTGGTCCTTCGCCCAGGCGGCACGCGAGTTCGCGGATTCGTGCGGTGCCATGGAGACCGCGGGCGCGAGGTGA